A genomic region of Ewingella sp. CoE-038-23 contains the following coding sequences:
- a CDS encoding replicative DNA helicase has translation MESYEFEELLVGSLMIKGDHIDARDIAGKLPAEAFENFHLRRMYTVIVALLSKAEPTDMFTVQNSVPEETKNFVLEVATRCRSAANIKAWAKRVRQCWMLRQGVSELLKAAELLRGASTHDLGERLAEVSGMLSKLQFETNDRLPRRIGDMLDDYMEVLEKRMKGAESGMYLKTGIDAMDDEYGGFDRTDLIIIAGRPGMGKTELAINIANSIGRQKGKGLLVSMEMSDMQVVERHVADRAGLSVGALRNPLNMIDEQYTRLTAATGMLIEEDNYVIDGSFTVDEIISHAERMNMDGGLSFLTIDYLGLMKKSKAERNDIAIGEITSKLKQFCLRNKVPVILLSQLNRGVESRIDKRPGLGDLKDSSSIEQDADVIIFPYRDEVYDEQSDMKGIAEIIVGKYRSGKSGTFYMGWKNGHFVNIDQGEAAKKYAENTSKPVANNNAWRGGE, from the coding sequence ATGGAATCTTATGAGTTTGAAGAGCTACTTGTTGGGTCATTAATGATTAAGGGTGATCATATCGATGCAAGAGACATTGCCGGGAAGCTTCCTGCTGAGGCGTTTGAAAACTTCCACCTGCGCCGAATGTACACCGTCATCGTAGCTCTCCTGAGCAAAGCCGAGCCTACCGACATGTTCACCGTGCAGAACAGCGTGCCGGAAGAAACAAAGAACTTCGTGCTTGAGGTCGCCACCCGCTGTCGTTCCGCGGCAAACATCAAGGCATGGGCCAAGCGAGTTCGTCAGTGTTGGATGCTGCGACAGGGTGTGTCTGAATTACTCAAAGCAGCTGAGTTACTCCGCGGCGCATCTACGCATGACTTAGGCGAACGACTGGCAGAAGTTTCAGGAATGCTTTCCAAGCTTCAGTTTGAAACCAATGACCGCTTACCGCGAAGAATTGGCGACATGCTGGATGACTACATGGAAGTTCTGGAGAAGCGCATGAAAGGCGCAGAGTCAGGCATGTACCTGAAAACAGGCATTGACGCCATGGACGATGAGTATGGTGGGTTCGACCGCACAGACCTGATCATCATCGCTGGACGCCCGGGAATGGGTAAGACAGAGCTGGCAATCAACATCGCAAACTCAATCGGGCGGCAGAAGGGCAAAGGGCTTCTGGTATCGATGGAAATGTCTGACATGCAGGTTGTAGAGCGTCATGTTGCTGACCGAGCCGGCCTGTCAGTAGGCGCGCTGCGTAACCCACTGAACATGATTGATGAGCAATACACGCGACTCACCGCGGCTACCGGCATGTTGATCGAAGAGGACAACTACGTTATCGACGGCTCTTTCACTGTGGACGAAATCATTAGCCATGCAGAGCGTATGAATATGGACGGCGGCCTTAGCTTCCTAACCATCGACTACCTCGGCCTGATGAAGAAATCCAAAGCGGAGCGTAACGACATCGCCATCGGTGAAATCACCAGCAAGCTGAAGCAGTTCTGCCTTCGTAACAAAGTCCCTGTAATTCTCCTTTCCCAGCTTAACCGCGGCGTTGAATCTCGCATAGATAAGCGACCGGGCCTTGGAGACCTGAAGGACTCCAGCTCAATCGAGCAGGATGCAGATGTGATTATCTTCCCTTATCGAGACGAAGTTTACGACGAGCAAAGCGACATGAAAGGCATCGCTGAAATCATCGTTGGCAAGTATCGGTCAGGAAAGTCCGGCACGTTCTACATGGGCTGGAAGAACGGTCACTTTGTGAACATAGACCAAGGCGAGGCGGCAAAGAAATATGCAGAGAATACCAGCAAGCCAGTTGCTAACAACAATGCATGGCGCGGAGGAGAGTGA
- a CDS encoding HNH endonuclease signature motif containing protein: MESYEFEEFSRFFSVDESSSTGLRWIIAPSRNVRAGQEAGGLLMSGHYRVKFGGKSHKVHRIIWLLTHKKWPDKFIDHIDGNPGNNKIENLREATVQENQRNMRWVKGYCWHATHKKWMASIRDGEKQLFLGYFDNEREARIAYLKAKVLKHGNIPNFYHEQLAMEVKNGIL; encoded by the coding sequence ATGGAGAGTTATGAATTCGAGGAGTTTTCGAGATTCTTTTCTGTAGATGAATCATCCAGTACGGGGTTGCGTTGGATTATCGCTCCATCCAGAAATGTTAGGGCCGGGCAAGAGGCGGGAGGCCTGCTTATGTCTGGGCATTACAGAGTAAAATTTGGTGGGAAATCTCATAAGGTTCATCGAATCATTTGGCTTTTAACACACAAGAAATGGCCTGATAAATTTATTGACCACATCGACGGAAACCCAGGCAACAACAAGATCGAAAATTTAAGAGAAGCAACCGTTCAGGAAAACCAGAGGAATATGCGCTGGGTGAAGGGTTATTGCTGGCATGCCACCCATAAAAAATGGATGGCAAGCATCAGGGATGGGGAAAAGCAGTTATTTCTTGGGTATTTCGACAACGAAAGAGAAGCGCGAATAGCTTATCTAAAAGCAAAGGTTCTTAAGCACGGGAATATCCCCAATTTCTACCATGAACAACTAGCAATGGAGGTTAAGAATGGAATCTTATGA
- a CDS encoding replication protein, which yields MGNAARHLQLVETSPEVLERRVADTDDGYTRIANELLEAVMCADLTARQLKVALAVVRKTYGFGKKFDRITNTQIAGMTGIHHTHVCTAKNEMIAMKIIITSGSQIGINKVVSDWNFDISQGSETLAKSANKRLAEVANGYSPTQLNTKETIQKKKETTPKSPEGSLVEQDETKPKKPAASKFTFDRERLQDTWNCKAKKHGLPRITSISISTEKGIKRLYESHLLHCKQTKRSPVDIDTFINGYIEFGYTPSPYAMGDNPEGKKYGIDTALTQRIIDKIISQEV from the coding sequence ATGGGCAACGCAGCTAGACATTTACAGCTGGTAGAAACCTCACCAGAGGTTCTGGAGCGGCGCGTGGCAGATACCGATGATGGTTACACGCGAATAGCTAACGAACTCCTAGAAGCGGTTATGTGCGCTGATTTAACGGCACGACAGCTTAAGGTTGCGTTAGCTGTTGTGCGCAAAACCTATGGGTTCGGCAAGAAGTTTGACCGAATCACTAACACGCAGATTGCAGGCATGACAGGCATTCACCACACGCATGTTTGCACTGCCAAGAACGAAATGATTGCCATGAAAATCATCATCACTTCTGGCTCTCAAATCGGAATTAACAAGGTAGTTTCTGATTGGAATTTCGACATTAGCCAAGGTAGCGAAACATTAGCCAAGTCAGCTAATAAAAGGTTAGCCGAAGTAGCTAATGGGTATTCGCCAACTCAGCTAAACACAAAAGAAACTATTCAAAAGAAAAAAGAAACTACCCCTAAATCCCCAGAGGGGAGTTTGGTTGAGCAGGATGAAACCAAACCAAAAAAACCGGCAGCATCGAAATTCACATTCGACCGTGAACGACTCCAAGATACTTGGAACTGCAAAGCCAAAAAGCACGGACTTCCACGCATCACAAGCATCAGCATCTCCACCGAGAAAGGTATTAAGCGCCTTTACGAATCCCATCTGTTGCACTGCAAGCAAACGAAGCGCAGCCCTGTAGACATCGACACGTTCATCAACGGCTACATCGAGTTTGGTTACACGCCATCTCCGTATGCCATGGGCGATAACCCTGAGGGGAAAAAGTACGGGATAGACACCGCGCTGACTCAGCGGATTATCGACAAAATCATCAGCCAGGAGGTTTGA
- a CDS encoding Cro/CI family transcriptional regulator translates to MNRMTLADYAKIHGQAKAADDFGVIQCAISKAIRAGRNIVVTVLPNGNVQAEEVRPFPSTKKHAA, encoded by the coding sequence ATGAACCGCATGACATTAGCTGATTACGCAAAAATCCATGGGCAAGCAAAGGCAGCAGACGATTTTGGCGTTATTCAGTGCGCAATCAGTAAGGCAATTCGTGCAGGGCGGAACATCGTAGTTACTGTTCTGCCGAATGGGAATGTACAGGCTGAAGAAGTCCGCCCATTCCCAAGCACTAAGAAACACGCAGCTTAA
- a CDS encoding LexA family protein, with protein sequence METNNSLTTEQLEDAKRLKALYESKKKELKVTQYTIADELGISQGAVGHYLNGRNALNAKIAASFAKVLEISIADFSPKLAKEASSLSINAGSVSNVSYVGKHVPGSKYPVLSKVQAGVWSEAVEAYTLKDIDLWLESDAHIQGDAFWLEVDGDSMTAPVGLSIPEGTFVLFDTGREAANGNLVIAKLTDSNEATFKKFIIDGGQRYLKGLNPAWPLVPINGNCRIIGVAVETKLRLL encoded by the coding sequence ATGGAAACCAATAACTCCCTGACGACAGAACAGCTTGAAGATGCGAAGCGTCTAAAGGCTTTGTATGAGTCAAAGAAAAAAGAACTAAAAGTGACTCAGTACACCATTGCAGATGAGCTTGGGATATCTCAGGGCGCTGTAGGCCATTACCTTAATGGAAGGAATGCGCTCAATGCGAAGATTGCAGCTTCTTTTGCAAAGGTTCTTGAGATTAGCATTGCTGACTTCAGTCCGAAGCTCGCTAAAGAGGCTTCTAGCCTATCTATAAATGCCGGATCTGTCTCAAATGTATCTTACGTCGGAAAGCATGTGCCAGGTTCTAAGTATCCGGTTCTCAGCAAGGTGCAAGCTGGGGTGTGGAGCGAAGCTGTAGAGGCCTACACCCTGAAGGATATTGATTTATGGCTTGAGTCTGATGCTCACATTCAGGGTGATGCTTTCTGGCTTGAGGTCGATGGTGATTCAATGACTGCCCCAGTGGGATTAAGCATTCCGGAAGGAACGTTTGTGCTTTTCGATACTGGGCGCGAGGCAGCTAATGGCAATTTAGTGATCGCTAAGCTCACTGATTCCAATGAGGCAACATTCAAAAAATTTATTATTGATGGCGGTCAGAGATACCTCAAAGGCCTAAACCCTGCTTGGCCGCTGGTTCCTATCAACGGTAACTGTCGAATCATTGGGGTGGCCGTGGAGACAAAACTCAGACTGCTATAG
- a CDS encoding DUF551 domain-containing protein, giving the protein MNEWIKCSELLPQIGKEVLMRISCNGHFNIESGQYKGSGIWVGAWCDTYGKTGSAYQVPHWMPLPEPPTS; this is encoded by the coding sequence ATGAATGAGTGGATTAAGTGTAGCGAGCTGCTACCACAGATAGGGAAAGAAGTTCTTATGCGAATCTCATGCAACGGTCATTTCAACATAGAGAGTGGGCAATACAAAGGCAGTGGAATATGGGTTGGAGCTTGGTGTGACACTTATGGAAAAACAGGTAGTGCTTATCAGGTTCCTCACTGGATGCCCCTGCCAGAACCTCCAACTTCCTAG
- a CDS encoding superinfection exclusion protein, which produces MKLRVWHIPQVPMEPFYVEVSSVEEGARMINALADYDLFQFEKNIKPDYCNMNGLEMWDENLSEEDMRDMELSDKWVEWFDDEHEDIREYVNNFNQNAETAA; this is translated from the coding sequence ATGAAATTGCGCGTGTGGCACATCCCTCAAGTACCAATGGAACCGTTTTACGTTGAGGTTTCATCGGTAGAAGAAGGCGCGAGAATGATAAATGCCTTGGCTGACTACGACCTGTTTCAGTTCGAGAAAAACATCAAGCCTGATTACTGCAATATGAATGGCCTAGAGATGTGGGACGAGAACTTGTCGGAAGAGGACATGCGCGACATGGAACTCTCCGACAAGTGGGTTGAGTGGTTCGACGATGAGCACGAAGACATTCGAGAGTACGTTAACAATTTCAACCAGAATGCTGAGACAGCCGCCTAG
- a CDS encoding recombinase RecT: MNQQLVNQVHEIINPLKIEFEQVCSEPSLTFKRESEFAMQIFANNDYLAGVAAKNGVSTRSAIMNVAAIGISLNPAQKLAYLVPRKGAICLDISYMGLMHIAQQSGAIKWCQSAIVRKNDRFMRTSNYRPPTHEFNEFDTIEQRGEVVGAYTVVKTDEGDYLTHTMRAEDIFSIRDRSEAWKKYLTDNTKRCPWVTDEEQMILKTVVKQATKYWPRRDRLDAAVDYVNTEGGEGINFSQERGQEKDISPASTETIEVITDLLVQMNKTWDDDLLPICTQIFKRSITSPGQLTEPEALKTVDFLKKKAAA; the protein is encoded by the coding sequence ATGAATCAGCAGTTGGTTAATCAGGTTCACGAAATTATCAATCCGCTTAAGATTGAATTCGAGCAAGTCTGCTCAGAGCCCAGCCTGACATTTAAGCGAGAATCAGAGTTTGCGATGCAGATATTCGCGAACAATGACTATTTGGCTGGGGTGGCGGCAAAGAATGGCGTGTCGACTCGTAGCGCGATAATGAACGTTGCAGCGATTGGCATTTCTCTCAACCCAGCTCAGAAACTCGCTTATTTAGTGCCACGGAAAGGCGCTATATGTCTGGACATTAGCTACATGGGCTTGATGCATATTGCCCAGCAGTCAGGGGCCATTAAATGGTGCCAGTCGGCGATTGTCAGGAAGAACGACCGATTCATGCGTACCAGCAATTACCGACCGCCGACACATGAATTCAACGAGTTCGACACTATTGAGCAGCGCGGTGAAGTGGTCGGCGCTTATACGGTAGTCAAGACGGACGAAGGAGACTACCTGACGCACACCATGCGAGCCGAGGATATCTTCTCAATTCGTGATCGGTCAGAAGCATGGAAGAAATACCTAACCGACAACACCAAGCGCTGCCCTTGGGTCACCGACGAAGAGCAGATGATCCTCAAGACGGTAGTAAAGCAGGCCACCAAGTACTGGCCTCGCCGTGATCGGCTGGACGCTGCTGTTGATTACGTGAACACCGAGGGCGGAGAAGGCATTAACTTTTCTCAGGAACGCGGACAAGAAAAGGATATATCCCCTGCCAGCACGGAAACCATCGAAGTGATAACCGACCTTCTCGTTCAGATGAACAAGACGTGGGACGACGACCTCCTGCCAATCTGTACGCAGATATTTAAGCGCTCAATCACCTCTCCGGGCCAACTCACAGAGCCAGAAGCTCTCAAGACTGTGGACTTCCTCAAGAAGAAGGCGGCGGCATGA
- a CDS encoding lambda exonuclease family protein has protein sequence MTPEIILQRTGIDVRNTQQGSIDWLKLRLGVITASEAGKVISKPRSGTKWTDTKLTYFYTLLGEVCTGNVVEVNARPLAWGKEYEASARTLFEFTTDVKVTDVPIIFKDDSLRCACSPDGDCSDGKGLELKSPYTSAVFMKFRLGGFDAIKAEYMAQVQYSMWVTGRDAWYFANYDPRMKREGLHHVVVERDQKFMDEFDEMVPEFISKMDGALAEIGFEFGEQWR, from the coding sequence ATGACACCTGAAATTATCTTGCAGCGCACAGGGATTGATGTGCGAAACACGCAGCAGGGAAGCATTGACTGGCTGAAGTTGAGACTGGGAGTTATCACGGCATCGGAAGCCGGAAAAGTCATCTCAAAGCCACGCAGTGGCACTAAATGGACGGATACCAAGCTCACCTACTTCTACACCTTACTCGGAGAGGTTTGCACAGGGAATGTGGTTGAAGTGAATGCTCGCCCTCTGGCGTGGGGAAAGGAATACGAAGCATCAGCAAGAACGCTGTTTGAGTTCACAACGGACGTTAAGGTCACAGATGTGCCGATTATCTTCAAGGACGACTCTCTCCGCTGCGCATGTTCACCTGATGGCGATTGCAGTGACGGGAAAGGCTTAGAGCTTAAAAGCCCATATACCAGCGCAGTGTTCATGAAGTTCAGACTGGGTGGCTTTGACGCCATCAAGGCTGAGTACATGGCGCAGGTTCAGTACAGCATGTGGGTAACTGGTAGGGATGCTTGGTACTTCGCCAACTATGACCCGCGCATGAAGCGCGAAGGTCTGCATCACGTTGTTGTTGAACGTGACCAAAAGTTCATGGATGAGTTTGATGAGATGGTGCCGGAGTTCATTTCCAAGATGGATGGGGCTCTGGCAGAGATTGGTTTTGAATTCGGCGAGCAGTGGAGATAG
- a CDS encoding single-stranded DNA-binding protein yields MTINIFIASGNLGKDCETRSTPNGKLIASFSLPVKQGFGEHEKTSWVVCRLFGAKAETLPQYLKKGMKVTVEGKFVTEEWTDKDGNKRQTPTIIVDDIDLPPRQSDAPKQAPQSAQQPQSGWGQPAPQQSSNEMDFDDSIPF; encoded by the coding sequence ATGACCATCAACATATTCATAGCAAGCGGCAATCTTGGAAAGGATTGCGAAACGCGAAGCACTCCAAACGGGAAGCTAATTGCTTCCTTTTCTTTGCCCGTAAAACAGGGATTCGGGGAGCATGAAAAGACTTCTTGGGTTGTCTGCCGGCTGTTTGGCGCTAAGGCTGAAACCCTCCCGCAATATCTCAAAAAGGGAATGAAGGTGACGGTCGAAGGGAAGTTCGTCACAGAAGAATGGACTGACAAAGACGGGAATAAACGCCAAACGCCAACCATCATCGTTGATGACATCGACCTTCCTCCGCGCCAATCGGATGCGCCAAAGCAAGCGCCTCAGAGTGCTCAGCAACCGCAGTCAGGATGGGGCCAGCCAGCGCCACAGCAATCATCCAATGAAATGGACTTCGACGATTCGATTCCGTTCTAA
- a CDS encoding HNH endonuclease, protein MKLSKAQRQALRMRFGGKCAYCGCELPEKGWHADHVQAVLRKLDFGDRQPNGMRKIVATGEHWKPENDTKENLFPACAPCNLFKASFGLEGFREQITQQAERARLYSVNFRTAERFGQVQVTESPIVFWFEKYREGMSHE, encoded by the coding sequence ATGAAACTCAGTAAGGCTCAACGGCAAGCGTTGCGAATGAGATTCGGCGGTAAATGTGCGTATTGCGGATGCGAACTGCCGGAGAAAGGCTGGCACGCCGACCACGTTCAGGCTGTTCTCAGGAAGCTGGATTTTGGGGATAGGCAACCCAATGGAATGCGGAAGATTGTAGCCACCGGCGAGCACTGGAAGCCAGAGAATGACACGAAGGAAAACCTCTTCCCAGCCTGCGCACCATGCAATCTTTTCAAAGCATCGTTCGGCCTTGAAGGATTCAGGGAGCAAATAACTCAGCAGGCAGAAAGAGCGCGTTTGTACAGCGTCAATTTCCGCACGGCTGAAAGATTTGGGCAGGTGCAGGTGACGGAATCACCGATAGTTTTCTGGTTCGAAAAATACCGTGAAGGAATGAGTCATGAGTAA
- a CDS encoding DUF3850 domain-containing protein, which yields MKTHDLKIAPQHFAPVYAGVKTAELRKNDRDYQVGDLLKLREFSDGEYTGSFVIREVTHITDVGFVAEGYVLLSMVPMKLLEAA from the coding sequence ATGAAAACCCACGATTTGAAAATAGCTCCCCAGCATTTCGCGCCGGTATATGCAGGCGTTAAAACCGCTGAACTCCGCAAGAATGACCGTGACTACCAAGTTGGTGACTTACTCAAGCTGCGTGAGTTTTCAGATGGTGAGTACACCGGAAGCTTTGTTATTCGCGAGGTAACGCACATAACTGATGTCGGATTTGTGGCTGAGGGTTATGTGTTGCTGAGCATGGTCCCAATGAAACTTTTAGAGGCTGCATAA
- a CDS encoding DUF5405 family protein, protein MKIEIGEKWLITSDKYQFILQEKGIAKEGKNAGQAVLKNTTFYPKIEQLISSLILKEVRASDVQSLEEMRSEIERVSQQCQKAFSELTSEDLNAEPA, encoded by the coding sequence ATGAAAATTGAAATCGGCGAGAAATGGCTTATCACCAGCGACAAGTATCAGTTCATTCTTCAGGAGAAAGGCATTGCCAAAGAAGGCAAGAACGCGGGCCAAGCGGTGCTGAAGAACACCACATTCTACCCTAAGATTGAGCAGTTAATCTCCTCGCTAATCCTGAAAGAAGTTCGCGCATCTGACGTGCAATCACTCGAAGAAATGCGAAGTGAAATCGAGCGCGTAAGCCAGCAATGCCAGAAAGCTTTCTCGGAGTTAACGTCTGAAGACCTCAATGCAGAGCCAGCCTGA
- a CDS encoding DUF4060 family protein has product MKPLIKGDTEPAHLVAAHKAIDAHREKYGTGNKHHRRIYSIKYRNKSYQIEVTNTNKHHLAHVITGHRQLTKVHYGEVA; this is encoded by the coding sequence ATGAAGCCACTCATCAAAGGTGACACCGAGCCAGCGCACTTAGTTGCAGCCCATAAAGCTATAGATGCTCACAGGGAAAAGTACGGAACTGGCAATAAGCATCACCGAAGAATCTACAGCATCAAATACCGCAACAAGAGCTATCAAATCGAAGTCACCAATACCAACAAACATCATCTGGCCCATGTCATTACGGGCCATAGACAGCTAACGAAAGTTCATTATGGAGAAGTGGCATGA
- a CDS encoding phage protein NinX family protein: MKDYSAMSDFEINKLVAKLMGHQCYYDNNSYTNDGLNVTVTGNGWRGWYNPTRDIDAAWRIIVANKINIDHRESIKSGAMASQSGRKEIYAVDKNPLRAAMIVFLMMKDEAVKTQGEKS; the protein is encoded by the coding sequence ATGAAAGATTATTCAGCTATGAGTGACTTTGAAATCAATAAATTGGTGGCAAAGCTCATGGGGCATCAGTGTTATTACGATAATAATTCGTACACCAACGACGGTCTAAATGTAACCGTCACCGGGAACGGTTGGCGAGGTTGGTATAACCCAACAAGAGACATCGATGCCGCATGGAGGATTATCGTCGCTAACAAAATCAACATTGACCATCGAGAGTCTATCAAGTCAGGCGCGATGGCCAGTCAGAGTGGCAGAAAAGAGATTTACGCTGTTGATAAAAACCCGCTCCGCGCTGCAATGATTGTGTTCCTCATGATGAAAGATGAAGCAGTAAAAACTCAGGGAGAAAAGTCATGA
- a CDS encoding tyrosine-type recombinase/integrase yields MALSDTKLRSLYGKPYTGSPELSDGDGLGVRISPLGAMAFQFRYRWDGKAQRISLGKYPAMGLKDARALVGELRLLYDRGINPRTHFESKHVSSELTVKECLELWMNDYVRTQLRTNTINLYEAIVVKHMTDAFKGRPASSISVKDWISFFSKQEKEGQKRARMMFIQAKSAFSWCLRRQLIDRCEIMRIDPKDVGQRSETGERVLTFNELAQIWIAIERTRASPANKMLHQLVMMWGCRLSELRLSLKPEFDMKELIWTVPKEHSKMGNTIRRPIFTQAQPIIERLMDAYDNVMFPGYDINEPISIAAANRYIGRIRDEMDGIGYWRAHDFRRTVVTRLSEEGIAPHVTEKMMGHDLGGVMAVYNKHDWLDEQRRGYELFADKLFWHIKNVK; encoded by the coding sequence ATGGCCCTTAGCGATACAAAACTTCGTTCACTTTACGGCAAGCCTTACACAGGGAGCCCAGAGCTTTCTGATGGTGATGGACTTGGTGTAAGAATATCACCTCTTGGCGCAATGGCCTTCCAGTTTCGTTACCGCTGGGATGGAAAGGCGCAGCGCATATCTCTAGGCAAGTATCCCGCAATGGGGCTAAAAGATGCCAGAGCCCTAGTTGGCGAACTCCGCCTTCTCTATGACAGGGGAATAAATCCACGCACTCACTTCGAATCAAAACATGTTTCGTCCGAGCTAACCGTTAAGGAATGCTTGGAGCTATGGATGAATGATTATGTACGCACTCAGTTGCGTACAAACACCATCAATCTGTACGAGGCGATTGTAGTAAAGCACATGACAGATGCCTTTAAAGGCAGGCCTGCAAGTTCGATATCAGTTAAAGACTGGATCAGCTTTTTCAGCAAGCAAGAAAAGGAAGGGCAGAAGCGCGCCCGTATGATGTTCATTCAGGCTAAATCTGCATTCAGTTGGTGCCTTCGCCGCCAGTTGATAGACCGTTGCGAAATAATGCGCATTGACCCCAAGGACGTGGGCCAGCGCTCAGAAACGGGCGAGCGAGTCCTCACCTTTAATGAACTAGCTCAAATCTGGATCGCTATCGAAAGGACGCGAGCTTCCCCGGCTAACAAGATGTTGCATCAACTGGTCATGATGTGGGGCTGCCGCCTGTCCGAATTGAGGCTATCTCTAAAGCCAGAGTTCGACATGAAGGAGCTGATTTGGACCGTACCAAAAGAGCATAGCAAGATGGGTAACACCATACGCAGGCCGATATTTACTCAGGCCCAGCCCATTATAGAAAGACTAATGGATGCATATGACAACGTTATGTTTCCGGGCTATGACATTAACGAGCCAATCAGCATAGCAGCAGCAAACAGATACATCGGAAGAATTCGTGACGAGATGGATGGCATAGGATATTGGCGTGCACACGACTTCAGAAGGACCGTGGTTACGCGACTTTCAGAAGAAGGTATTGCCCCTCACGTTACAGAGAAAATGATGGGGCATGACCTAGGTGGGGTGATGGCTGTATACAACAAGCATGACTGGCTGGATGAGCAGAGAAGGGGATATGAACTGTTTGCCGATAAGCTTTTTTGGCATATCAAGAACGTCAAGTAG